The genomic DNA TTTATTCGGTGCTCGGTGATGAAACAGTGCGTGAAGAAGCGCGCGTTGGTCTTGAAAAGTCAAAAGGGTTCATGCGTAAAGAAATCGGATCACGGATCCGTTTACGGAAGACACCTGAATTGCTGTTTGAGATCGATACATCTGTCGAGTATGGATCACGGATCGATGAGTTGCTCCGGAACTTGAACAAGGATTAACAAGACAAGGGCAACCACACCTGTGGTTGTCCTTTTTTAGGAGGGACAAGGATGGAACCCATCGGAGTATTACCGTTAGATAAACCAGCAGGTATGACGAGTCACGATTGTGTTTTTCGACTGCGTCGCCTTTTTCAAACAAAAAAAGTCGGACATACCGGAACGCTTGATCCGGAAGTGACAGGTGTTTTGCCGATTTGTCTCGGACGAGCGACGAAGCTTGCGCGCTTCATTACGGACGAAGGGAAAAGGTATGTCGCAGAAGTGACGATTGGCTATGCAACGACGACCGAAGATGCCCACGGGGAAACCGTCCGGGAAACGTCGGTCATACCCGATGCATTTACAGAGCAGCAAGTCGATGAAATACTCAATCAACTGACCGGACAGGTTGAACAGACACCGCCCTATTATTCGGCCGTGAAAGTAAACGGGAAAAAATTATATGAATATGCCCGTAAAGGCATCGAAGTGGAACGACCGACCCGGATCGTCCAAATCGATACATTAGAACGAACATCCGGGCTGACTTTCGAAGACGATGTCTGCCGTTTTCAAATTGAAATTGCCTGTGGAAAAGGGACGTATATCCGGACGCTTGCGGTTGAAATCGGTGAACGTTTAGGTTATGCGGCCCATATGAGTGAGTTACGCCGGACGAGCTCGGGTGCGATGTCCGAAACAGAAGCGGTGACACTTGCAACGCTTGAAGCATGCGAGACTGTCGAAGAGCGGATGAAGTACGTCTTACCGATTGAACAAGTCATTCAAAAATGGCCGCGGTTGACTGTAGATGCCGAGACGGCAGCCCGTGTATTGAATGGTGCCAAATTACCAGGCATTCCGGTCGAATTTGAACGCTTTACTGTCTATAATGAAGAGGGCATCCCTTTAGCAATCTATCGGCTTGATTCCGAAATCAATATGGGACGCGTGGAAGTCATGTTACAAATCGATTAGGATCGGAGAGATCAGGAATGGACATCATTCATTTAACATATCCAGAACAACCAGTAGAAGACCCGGCTGTCATCGCACTAGGCTTTTTTGATGGCGTACACCTTGGACACCAACGTGTTTTACAAACAGCAATTGAAAAAAGCCGAGAATTACATCTGCCGGTAGCGGTCATGACGTTTGACCCTCATCCGAAACAAGTCCTTGGGAACGGAACGGAACAGATTCTCTACATTACACCACTTGACCGAAAACTCGAAAAGATGGCGGAACTTGGCATTGACCGGGTGTATGTCATTGAATTCACAGTCGCCTTTTCAGAATTGTCACCACAAGACTTCGTTGATCATTATTTAATTGCTGCCGGGGCACGCCATATCGTCGCAGGCTTTGATTATTCGTATGGACGGTTCGGGGCGGGCAAGATGGCGACGCTTGACTTCCACAGCCGTGGACGGTTTGATCATACAATCGTTTCAGAACACCAAGCAGACGATGAAAAGGTCAGTTCGACACGAATTCGCCGTCTGCTCGCCGATGGCGCTGTCGCGGAGGCAGCCCTGTTGCTAGGCGAGCCGTATCAAACGAAAGGGATTGTCATTCATGGTGACGCCCGCGGTCGACAAATTGGGTTTCCGACGGCCAATATCCGCCCGGAATTCGCCTATGTCATTCCGAAACTAGGTGTCTATGCGACGTTCGTTCATCTAGAGGATGGTCGGAAATTTCCGGCGATGACGAACATCGGACGGAGACCGACGTTTTATGAGACGGGAGAAGTCAGTATCGAAACCCACCTGCTCGCATTTGACGAAGATTTATATGGACAGGAACTGAAGATTGAGTGGATGGCATACTTACGGGATGAACGAGCGTTCGACGGTATTGAAAGTCTGAAAACACAGCTCGCCCAAGATAAAATTCACGCGATGCAGGCATTAACGGTTTGACAGACGATGACGGGTTCGTTATGATGAGTCAGTACGAATACGTACAGCCGGTTGGCTTGGCATCAGGTCTCACCATCCGATGCTCGGCAATACGGTCATTCAAAAGATGGAGGTGGAGTGACAATGGCACTCACTAAAGAACGTAAAAATGAAATTATCGAAGCTTATGCTACGAAACAAGGCGATACTGGTTCGCCGGAAGTACAAGTTGCTGTTTTAACTGAACAGATTACAACTTTAAACGATCACTTACGTACACACAAAAAGGATCACCACTCACGTCGTGGTCTCTTGAAAATGGTTGGTCGTCGCCGTAACTTGCTCACATACCTTCGTAACAAGGATGTTTCACGTTACCGTTCATTAATCGAGCGTCTTGGTCTTCGTCGCTAATCCGAACAGATCAACAAGGAAGCAGGAGCATCGTCTCCTGCTTCTTTTTTTTGCCGATTCATGGACATTTGGCGCAAGAACATCCATAATTAGATTTGAATGAAAAAACGGATAGAAGTGAGAGGGGATTTGTGCATGTCACAAACAAAGCAGACGTTTTCGACCGAACTCGGTGGACGTCCATTAACAATTGAAATCGGTCAACTGGCCAAACAAGCAAACGGAGCAGCATTGATCCGTTACGGTGAGACTGCAGTCCTTGCGACGGTCGTCGCATCAAAACAACCAAAAGACTTAGATTTCTTCCCATTAACAGTGAACTATGAAGAAAAATTATATGCAGCAGGTAAGATTCCAGGCGGTTTCCTAAAACGTGAAGGACGTCCAGGCGAAAATGCGATTTTGACATCACGCCTGATTGACCGTCCGATCCGTCCATTGTTCCCGGATGGATTCCGTCACGACATCCAAGTCGCAACGACGGTATTATCTTCGGACGAAGATAATTCACCAGAAGTCGCAGCGATGATTGGGGCTTCAATCGCCTTGTCGATTTCAGACATTCCATTCGATGGTCCGATTGCAGGCGTGACGATTGGTCGTGTGAACGGTGAGTTCATCGTCAATCCGACAATGAGTCAAGCGGCTGAAAGCGATATTGACCTTCAAGTTGCCGGAACGAAACATGCGGTCAACATGGTTGAAGCAGGTGCAAAAGAAGTTTCAGAAGAAGCGATGCTTGAAGCGATTCTTCTCGGACATGACGTCATCAAGACATTGATTGCGTTCCAAGAAGAAATCGTCGCAGCTGTTGGTCAAGAAAAATTCGCCTATACGGTCTCTTCGTTTGACGAGACACTTGTCAATCGCTTGAAAGCCGACGCGCTTGCAGAAGTGACGATGGCTGTTCAAGTCGAAGAAAAACAAGCACGTGATCTTGCCATCAATGAAGTCATTTCGAAATATATCGATCAGTACGCAGCAGATGATTCGATTACGGAAGCACAATTAGCAGAAGTATCGGGTGTCTTGAACAAATTCGTCAAAACAGAAGTGCGTCGTTTGATTACAGAAGATAAAGTCCGCCCAGACGGTCGTGGTCTTGCCGAGATCCGTCCGCTTGATTCAGAAATCGGATTGTTACCGCGTGCACACGGTTCAGGTCTCTTCACTCGTGGTCAAACTCAAGTCTTGTCTGTTGCAACGCTCGGTGTCGCAGGAGATGCGCAAATCATCGATGGTCTTGGACTCAAAGCAGAAAAACGTTTCATGCACCACTATAACTTCCCGCCGTTCTCAGTCGGAGAAGCGCGTCCGATGCGTGCACCGGGTCGTCGTGAAATCGGTCACGGAGCACTAGGGGAACGTGCACTGTTACCAGTTCTTCCATCAGAAACAGATTTCCCTTACACGATTCGTCTGGTGTCGGAAGTCCTCGAATCAAACGGATCGTCTTCACAGGCGTCGATTTGTGGATCAATCCTTGCCATGATGGATGCAGGTGTGCCGCTGAAAGCGCCGGTTGCCGGAATTGCAATGGGCTTGATCAAAGAAGGCGAAAACTATTCAATCTTGACTGACATTCAAGGTATGGAAGATCATCTCGGCGATATGGACTTTAAAGTCGCAGGAACTAAAGATGGTGTGACTGCCCTTCAAATGGATATGAAGATTGGCGGAATTACGCGCCAAATTTTAGAAGAGGCACTTGAACAAGCGCGTCTTGGTCGTTTACACATCCTCGAACACATGAATTCAGTCATTGCTGAACCACGTGTTGAGTTGTCTAAATATGCACCGAAAATCGTCACACTCAAAATCAATCCGGATAAAATCCGTGATGTGATTGGACCCGGCGGTAAAGTCATCAACAGCATCATCGATGAGACGGGTGTTAAAATCGATATCGATCAAGACGGAACCGTCTTTATCGCGTCAACGGATCAAGACGGTATTAACCGTGCTCGTCAGTTGATTGAAGATATCGTCCGTGAAGTCGTCATCGGAGAAGAATTTGACGGGACAGTTCGCCGCGTCGAAAAATTCGGTGCCTTCGTCGAATTGTTCAAAGGGAAAGATGCCCTTGTGCATATCTCGGAACTAGCGCTTGAGCGTGTTGGTCAAACCGAAGATGTCGTTAAATTAGGCGATAAATTGAAAGTCCGTGTCACGGAAGTCGATGACAAAGGACGTGTCAATGCATCGCATAAAGTACTGCTTGTTGAAGGTATGAGTGCGGAAGATCGCGCTGCATACGATGAAAAGAAAAAAACAGAGCGTGACAGCCGCCCGCCGCGTCGGGATACTGGATCTCGCCCACCACGTGACGGACAACGTCCACCGCGTCGTAACTAATGAAAACAAAGGTGGCTCAACGGTGCGAATACGTGCACCGCGGGCCACCTTGTTTCATATTTCAAGGAGGAATGAACGATGGTCGAAAGACTTGTATTAGAGAACGGGGTTCGAATCGTCAGTGAACGGATTGAGAATGCCCGGAGTGTGGCAACCGGTATTTTCATCAAAGCCGGTTCACGGACGGAAACAAAAGAAGAACATGGTATCAGTCATTTGATTGAACACATGATGTTTAAAGGGACGAAAAAACAATCGGCAAAAGAAATTGCCGTTTATTTTGACCGCCTGGGTGGTAATATTAATGCATTCACGAGTAAAGATCAGACCTGTTATTATGTGAAGACATTGGATGAACACGCCATCACGGCGTTTGATGTCTTGGCAGACATGTTTTTGGAGTCGACGTTTGACGAAGAGGAACTGGAAAAAGAAAAGCGGGTCGTGATTGAAGAAATTAAAATGTATGAAGATACACCGGATGATTTGGTACATGAACTGTTAGCAGTTGCGGCGTACGGGGAAGATGTCATGGCACGACCGATTCTCGGTACGGAAGAAAGTGTCAAACAGCTCAGCCGTCAAATGATTGTAGAGTACCTGCAGGAAGCGTATGCACCGGAACAAATCGTCATCTCAGTTGCAGGGCATGTGACGGACGAACTGATTACACAAATTAAAAACCGATTCAGTGTACTGCAGACAAATGGGACCGTTCGGCAGATTGAAGAGCCCGTTTTGAAAAGTGATTCGTTACGGAAGGAAAAAGATACGGAACAAGTCCATGTTTGTTATAATTTCCGGGCGATTCCTTCTGCGGATGATCGTTTGCCGACGTTAGCCTTACTCAATAATGCGTTTGGAGCAACGATGTCGAGCCGCTTGTTTCAATCGATTCGTGAAGACCGCGGATTAGCATATTCCGTCTTTTCGTACTATACGACGTTTGATGATCATGGCACGTTTACGATTTATGTCGGAACATCAAAAGAAACGTTGGAAGAAGTGGAAACTGTTCTTTCAACGGAAATCCAGCAACTGCTCGAACACGGTCTGACAACGAAAGAGCTTGAAGATGGAATTGAGCAGTTAAAGGGATCGTTGATTTTAGGAAATGAGAGCACATCGAGTCATATGAACCGTAATGCCCGGAATGAACTCCATCTCGGAATGCATCCGACACTAGAAGATGTACTTGCTGAAGTGGAACAGATTACGCCTGCTAACGTTCAGGAAATGATTGCCTATATCTTTAGCGAACCACCTGCTAAAGCGTACATCTTGCCGGAAATCGATGAGGCAGACCTTGAAACCGAGTGAGCCTTACCATACACTGAAGTAGCATGTAACTGAAAAACAAGTTGTGGAGAAAGAAGGAATACCCTTGAATTTAGCTGAACTAATCGAAGTCATTCAGACTCAAAAAACGGAACGTATGGTAGATGCAGTCGTGACATCCTTAACAACCGATTCGCGTGATGTGAAGCCAGGTACGTTATTTGTCGCCATCAAAGGTTATACAGTGGATGGACACGATTATGCCAAACAGGCCGAAGCACAGGGGGCTGTCGCCATCGTGTCAGAACGCTTGCTTGATGTGACGATTCCTGTCATTCTTGTCAGAAGCACAACCCGAGCGATGGCAGAACTTGCCGGTAAGTTTTATGATTATCCTTCCGAAAAGATGCGGATGATCGGCATCACCGGAACGAATGGAAAAACGACGACGACGACGATCGTGCGTGATGTCTTGGCTCAGTTGGGACGGAAAACGGGTATCATCGGTACCGTCGAAGTCAAAATCGGTGATCGGGTCGTCCCGAGTCGAAATACGACACCTCAAAGTTCGGAACTGCAGGCCTTTTTCCATCAGATGCACCAAGAAGGCGTCGAAGACGTCATCATGGAAGTTTCTTCACATGGATTGGAGCTTGGTCGAGTGACCGGAACAGATTTTGATGTGGCTGGTTTTACAAACTTGACACACGATCATCTG from Exiguobacterium sibiricum 7-3 includes the following:
- a CDS encoding bifunctional riboflavin kinase/FAD synthetase — protein: MDIIHLTYPEQPVEDPAVIALGFFDGVHLGHQRVLQTAIEKSRELHLPVAVMTFDPHPKQVLGNGTEQILYITPLDRKLEKMAELGIDRVYVIEFTVAFSELSPQDFVDHYLIAAGARHIVAGFDYSYGRFGAGKMATLDFHSRGRFDHTIVSEHQADDEKVSSTRIRRLLADGAVAEAALLLGEPYQTKGIVIHGDARGRQIGFPTANIRPEFAYVIPKLGVYATFVHLEDGRKFPAMTNIGRRPTFYETGEVSIETHLLAFDEDLYGQELKIEWMAYLRDERAFDGIESLKTQLAQDKIHAMQALTV
- the rbfA gene encoding 30S ribosome-binding factor RbfA; this translates as MSVRSNRVAEQVRKEITQMLIKDVNDPRVKAVTVTGVEVTGDLQQATIFYSVLGDETVREEARVGLEKSKGFMRKEIGSRIRLRKTPELLFEIDTSVEYGSRIDELLRNLNKD
- the rpsO gene encoding 30S ribosomal protein S15, which encodes MALTKERKNEIIEAYATKQGDTGSPEVQVAVLTEQITTLNDHLRTHKKDHHSRRGLLKMVGRRRNLLTYLRNKDVSRYRSLIERLGLRR
- the pnp gene encoding polyribonucleotide nucleotidyltransferase gives rise to the protein MSQTKQTFSTELGGRPLTIEIGQLAKQANGAALIRYGETAVLATVVASKQPKDLDFFPLTVNYEEKLYAAGKIPGGFLKREGRPGENAILTSRLIDRPIRPLFPDGFRHDIQVATTVLSSDEDNSPEVAAMIGASIALSISDIPFDGPIAGVTIGRVNGEFIVNPTMSQAAESDIDLQVAGTKHAVNMVEAGAKEVSEEAMLEAILLGHDVIKTLIAFQEEIVAAVGQEKFAYTVSSFDETLVNRLKADALAEVTMAVQVEEKQARDLAINEVISKYIDQYAADDSITEAQLAEVSGVLNKFVKTEVRRLITEDKVRPDGRGLAEIRPLDSEIGLLPRAHGSGLFTRGQTQVLSVATLGVAGDAQIIDGLGLKAEKRFMHHYNFPPFSVGEARPMRAPGRREIGHGALGERALLPVLPSETDFPYTIRLVSEVLESNGSSSQASICGSILAMMDAGVPLKAPVAGIAMGLIKEGENYSILTDIQGMEDHLGDMDFKVAGTKDGVTALQMDMKIGGITRQILEEALEQARLGRLHILEHMNSVIAEPRVELSKYAPKIVTLKINPDKIRDVIGPGGKVINSIIDETGVKIDIDQDGTVFIASTDQDGINRARQLIEDIVREVVIGEEFDGTVRRVEKFGAFVELFKGKDALVHISELALERVGQTEDVVKLGDKLKVRVTEVDDKGRVNASHKVLLVEGMSAEDRAAYDEKKKTERDSRPPRRDTGSRPPRDGQRPPRRN
- the truB gene encoding tRNA pseudouridine(55) synthase TruB, encoding MEPIGVLPLDKPAGMTSHDCVFRLRRLFQTKKVGHTGTLDPEVTGVLPICLGRATKLARFITDEGKRYVAEVTIGYATTTEDAHGETVRETSVIPDAFTEQQVDEILNQLTGQVEQTPPYYSAVKVNGKKLYEYARKGIEVERPTRIVQIDTLERTSGLTFEDDVCRFQIEIACGKGTYIRTLAVEIGERLGYAAHMSELRRTSSGAMSETEAVTLATLEACETVEERMKYVLPIEQVIQKWPRLTVDAETAARVLNGAKLPGIPVEFERFTVYNEEGIPLAIYRLDSEINMGRVEVMLQID
- a CDS encoding M16 family metallopeptidase, with amino-acid sequence MVERLVLENGVRIVSERIENARSVATGIFIKAGSRTETKEEHGISHLIEHMMFKGTKKQSAKEIAVYFDRLGGNINAFTSKDQTCYYVKTLDEHAITAFDVLADMFLESTFDEEELEKEKRVVIEEIKMYEDTPDDLVHELLAVAAYGEDVMARPILGTEESVKQLSRQMIVEYLQEAYAPEQIVISVAGHVTDELITQIKNRFSVLQTNGTVRQIEEPVLKSDSLRKEKDTEQVHVCYNFRAIPSADDRLPTLALLNNAFGATMSSRLFQSIREDRGLAYSVFSYYTTFDDHGTFTIYVGTSKETLEEVETVLSTEIQQLLEHGLTTKELEDGIEQLKGSLILGNESTSSHMNRNARNELHLGMHPTLEDVLAEVEQITPANVQEMIAYIFSEPPAKAYILPEIDEADLETE